In one window of Tellurirhabdus rosea DNA:
- a CDS encoding WD40/YVTN/BNR-like repeat-containing protein: MNKILLPLTFLTLATGAMGQQKNRKKTAATQTAQMTAATERLSAFGQRRKLTTASLLRNVPFRNIGPTVMSGRVVDMAVNPDNPNQFYVAYASGGLWRTDNNGLSFEPLFDREAVMTLGAVAVDWKTGTLWVGTGEANASRSSYSGVGVYKSTDGGKTWQHLPGLEETHHIGRIVLHPTTPNVAWVAATGHLFTANKERGLYKTTDGGKTWKQTLYIDDKTGAIDVDLDPANPQVLYASMWHKERKAWNFVEGGKTSGIYKSTDGGETWKLISGGRSGFPQDENTGRIGLSIFPQNPQILYAILDNQAIRPKKDDEEPGKLTKEEFKGMTKEKFLDVPDSLLTEYLDEQNFPEKYTAKSLKELVRNGKLAPLAVLEYTDDANSKLINAEVVGAEIYRSDNGGQSWRKVNEDYLDGVYNTYGYYFGNVWIAPDNADKIYTAGVPVIGSEDGGKTWKGLDAANVHADHHALWINPKNNKHLILGNDGGINISYDGGKTWFKANTPAVGQFYAITVDMAKPYNVYGGLQDNGVWMGPSTYKASPEWYDNGDYPYKSLLGGDGMQVQVDWRDNKTVYTGFQFGNYFRINRETGERKKLEFPEEVGQPKLRFNWQSPILVSRHNQDVVYFGSNRFHRSLDRGDEFKVLSGDLTRGRKEGDVSFGTLTTIDESPLRFGLIYTGSDDGLIHVSRDGGYTWTRISDGLPAAVQPLWVSRVTASAHDEGTVYATLNGYRNDHFRAYVFRSTDYGKTWQPIGTDLPAEPVNVLKEDPKNPDVLYVGTDHGLYASLDRGRSFMILGEGLPAVAVHDLVVHPRENELIVGTHGRSLYVGDVSYLQSLTDSVRAKDLYVYKLKNETYRASRGRMYNKYSEKPEYQFTMPFYARTAGRTTVRLMADSLTLRTLTDTSEAGLNYLSFDYAIDSTARGAYQGWLNDHRTEGREINLKPADDGKIYLRPGKYTFVFETAGGASEKKSWELKAPERKKWGVTSLPKPGASPDEWEEWMEEQGFEEKK, translated from the coding sequence ATGAACAAAATACTTCTACCCCTAACCTTCCTTACCCTGGCCACCGGGGCGATGGGGCAGCAGAAGAATCGTAAAAAAACGGCCGCGACCCAAACCGCCCAGATGACCGCCGCCACCGAACGGTTGTCGGCCTTCGGGCAGCGGCGTAAACTGACCACCGCCTCGCTGCTGCGTAACGTGCCCTTTCGCAACATCGGCCCCACGGTCATGAGCGGACGCGTGGTGGACATGGCCGTTAACCCCGACAATCCGAACCAGTTTTACGTCGCCTACGCCAGCGGCGGTCTGTGGCGCACCGACAACAACGGACTGTCGTTTGAGCCTTTGTTTGACAGGGAAGCCGTAATGACCCTCGGAGCCGTGGCGGTAGACTGGAAAACCGGAACCCTCTGGGTCGGCACCGGCGAGGCCAACGCCAGCCGCTCGTCGTACTCGGGCGTGGGCGTCTACAAATCGACCGACGGGGGCAAAACCTGGCAGCACCTGCCGGGTCTGGAGGAGACGCACCATATCGGGCGCATTGTGCTGCATCCGACGACTCCAAACGTGGCCTGGGTTGCCGCTACGGGACATTTATTCACCGCCAATAAAGAACGCGGCCTTTACAAAACGACCGATGGCGGCAAAACCTGGAAACAGACGCTCTACATCGACGACAAAACCGGGGCCATCGACGTTGACCTCGACCCGGCCAATCCGCAGGTTCTGTACGCTTCGATGTGGCATAAGGAGCGCAAGGCCTGGAATTTTGTGGAAGGAGGCAAAACCTCCGGCATTTATAAAAGTACCGACGGCGGCGAAACCTGGAAGCTGATCTCGGGCGGCCGTTCCGGTTTCCCGCAGGATGAAAATACGGGCCGCATTGGTCTGAGCATCTTCCCGCAGAACCCGCAGATTCTGTACGCCATTCTCGACAACCAGGCCATCCGGCCCAAAAAAGACGACGAAGAGCCGGGCAAACTGACCAAAGAGGAATTCAAAGGCATGACCAAGGAGAAATTTCTGGATGTGCCCGACAGCCTGCTGACCGAATACCTTGATGAGCAGAACTTCCCGGAAAAATACACGGCCAAATCCCTGAAAGAACTGGTCCGCAACGGCAAACTGGCCCCGCTGGCCGTTCTGGAATACACCGACGATGCCAACTCCAAACTCATCAACGCCGAAGTCGTGGGCGCCGAAATCTACCGTTCGGACAACGGCGGGCAGTCGTGGCGCAAGGTGAACGAGGATTACCTCGACGGGGTGTACAACACCTACGGCTATTATTTCGGCAACGTCTGGATTGCGCCCGACAATGCGGATAAGATTTACACGGCGGGCGTCCCCGTCATTGGTTCGGAAGATGGCGGCAAAACCTGGAAAGGCCTCGATGCGGCCAACGTTCACGCCGATCACCACGCGCTCTGGATCAACCCGAAGAACAACAAACACCTGATTCTGGGCAACGACGGCGGCATCAACATCAGTTACGACGGCGGCAAAACCTGGTTCAAGGCCAATACGCCCGCCGTGGGGCAGTTCTACGCCATCACCGTCGATATGGCCAAGCCGTACAATGTCTACGGCGGCCTTCAGGACAACGGCGTCTGGATGGGCCCGAGCACCTACAAAGCCTCTCCCGAATGGTACGACAACGGCGATTACCCGTACAAAAGCCTGCTCGGCGGCGACGGGATGCAGGTGCAGGTCGATTGGCGGGATAACAAAACGGTGTACACCGGCTTCCAGTTTGGCAATTATTTCCGGATAAACCGGGAAACGGGCGAACGGAAGAAACTGGAATTCCCCGAGGAGGTCGGTCAGCCCAAGCTGCGCTTCAACTGGCAGTCGCCGATTCTGGTGTCGCGGCACAACCAGGACGTGGTGTATTTCGGCTCGAATCGTTTCCACCGCAGTCTGGACCGGGGCGATGAGTTCAAGGTGCTTTCCGGCGACCTGACGCGCGGCCGCAAAGAAGGCGATGTTTCTTTCGGCACCCTGACGACCATCGACGAGTCGCCCCTGCGCTTCGGCCTTATCTACACGGGCAGCGACGACGGCCTGATTCACGTCTCGCGCGACGGCGGCTACACCTGGACGCGCATTTCGGACGGCCTTCCGGCGGCGGTGCAACCGCTCTGGGTGAGCCGCGTCACGGCTTCGGCCCACGACGAAGGCACGGTTTACGCCACCCTGAACGGCTACCGCAACGATCATTTCCGGGCGTACGTTTTCCGGTCAACGGACTACGGCAAAACCTGGCAGCCCATCGGAACGGACCTCCCCGCCGAGCCGGTCAACGTGCTGAAAGAAGACCCGAAAAATCCGGATGTGCTGTACGTCGGCACCGACCACGGGCTGTATGCGTCGCTGGACCGGGGCCGGTCGTTCATGATTCTGGGCGAAGGACTGCCCGCCGTGGCCGTGCATGACCTGGTGGTGCATCCCCGCGAAAACGAACTCATCGTCGGAACGCACGGGCGGTCGCTGTACGTCGGCGACGTGTCCTATCTGCAGAGCCTGACGGACTCGGTACGGGCGAAAGACCTGTACGTCTACAAACTGAAGAACGAAACCTACCGGGCCAGCCGCGGCCGGATGTACAACAAATACAGCGAAAAACCGGAATACCAGTTTACGATGCCGTTTTATGCCAGAACGGCCGGTCGCACCACGGTTCGCCTGATGGCCGACAGCCTGACCCTGCGCACCCTGACCGACACCAGCGAAGCGGGCCTGAACTACCTCTCGTTCGATTACGCCATCGACAGCACTGCCCGCGGAGCCTACCAGGGCTGGCTGAACGACCACCGCACGGAAGGCCGCGAAATCAATCTGAAGCCCGCCGACGACGGCAAAATCTACCTGCGTCCCGGCAAGTACACCTTCGTGTTCGAAACCGCCGGTGGGGCCAGCGAGAAAAAATCGTGGGAACTGAAAGCGCCGGAACGAAAGAAATGGGGCGTGACCAGCCTGCCCAAACCCGGTGCTTCGCCCGACGAATGGGAGGAATGGATGGAAGAACAGGGATTCGAAGAGAAAAAGTAA
- a CDS encoding serine hydrolase domain-containing protein, with translation MKFLLFAGLLLAGAGSAAQSTEQTPVSTDNPRRTPLDRQIDSLVTDFLRKHKTVGLSIGILRGDSTFYFNYGETAKGNGQLPARSTLYEIGSISKTFTATLLADAARRGRIDMNAPVNNFLPDSLPILQKNGKRVTLTMLANHTSGLPRLPTNLFTSTAALVNPYREYDRRKLFAYLMKAELAREPGKEVEYSNLGAGLLGTLLENGLNSDYEELLQKRIAGPLGMKSTALTLNDEQKRRFAQGHDGGGKAASSWEFLALAGAGGIRSTTEDMLQYLRAELGDGPRTLVRAMQLTQEKTATQGDRAIGLGWFWNVKNPQPWYWHNGGTGGFSTFAAFNLRRKTALVVLTNSQIQSDPLSLSLLSALETP, from the coding sequence ATGAAATTTCTGCTTTTTGCGGGTTTGCTGCTGGCTGGAGCCGGTTCGGCCGCGCAGTCAACGGAGCAAACCCCCGTTTCTACTGACAACCCGCGCCGGACTCCGCTCGACCGGCAGATCGACAGCCTCGTTACGGATTTTTTAAGAAAGCATAAAACCGTCGGACTCAGCATTGGCATTCTGCGCGGCGACAGCACCTTTTATTTCAATTACGGCGAAACGGCAAAAGGCAACGGGCAGCTTCCGGCCCGGAGTACGCTGTACGAAATCGGCTCCATCAGCAAAACGTTTACGGCAACCCTGCTGGCCGACGCCGCCCGCCGTGGCCGGATTGATATGAATGCGCCGGTCAACAATTTCCTGCCGGACTCTCTGCCGATTTTGCAGAAAAACGGTAAACGGGTTACGCTGACTATGCTGGCCAACCATACCTCCGGGCTGCCGCGCCTGCCGACGAACCTGTTCACGTCTACCGCGGCGCTGGTCAATCCGTACAGGGAGTACGACCGCAGGAAGCTGTTTGCCTACCTGATGAAAGCCGAACTGGCGCGGGAGCCGGGGAAGGAAGTCGAATACTCCAACCTCGGCGCGGGCCTGCTGGGAACCTTGCTCGAAAACGGCCTGAACAGCGATTACGAAGAACTGCTCCAAAAACGGATTGCCGGCCCGCTGGGGATGAAAAGCACGGCGCTGACGCTGAACGACGAGCAGAAACGCCGGTTTGCGCAGGGCCACGACGGTGGGGGCAAAGCCGCATCTTCCTGGGAGTTTCTGGCCCTTGCCGGAGCCGGCGGGATTCGCTCGACGACGGAAGATATGCTGCAATACCTGCGCGCCGAACTGGGCGACGGCCCCCGAACGCTGGTCCGGGCGATGCAGTTGACGCAGGAGAAAACGGCCACGCAGGGCGACCGGGCTATTGGCCTCGGCTGGTTCTGGAACGTTAAAAATCCCCAGCCCTGGTACTGGCACAACGGCGGAACGGGCGGCTTCTCGACCTTTGCAGCTTTCAACCTGCGCCGCAAAACCGCCCTTGTCGTGCTGACCAACTCGCAAATCCAAAGCGATCCGCTGAGTCTGTCGCTCCTGTCGGCGCTGGAGACGCCCTGA
- a CDS encoding Rossmann-fold NAD(P)-binding domain-containing protein, giving the protein MKTISIIGCGWLGFPLALRLKEKGYLVKGSVTSAEKATRLQNAGLDAVVLTLTPEPEGDLAALLDTDALVISVPPRAGAQGDAFHPRQIELLTEAIRQTGRSPYVIYVSSTSVYPEKNQTAFEEEVVGSEESAAPALVEAERRVLALGNASVVRCGGLMGYDRIPGKYVAGKQNITTAGVPVNYIHRDDAAGLLLALLESPRPGETFNAVAPEHPTREAVYRKSCADFGFALPTFAEPPEPVPFKVVNGEKAVRALGYTYIYPNPLHFLYSF; this is encoded by the coding sequence ATGAAAACAATATCCATCATTGGTTGCGGCTGGCTTGGCTTTCCGCTGGCATTAAGACTGAAGGAAAAAGGGTACCTGGTCAAAGGCAGCGTTACCTCCGCAGAAAAAGCGACTCGGCTGCAAAATGCCGGGCTCGACGCGGTTGTGCTGACATTAACGCCCGAGCCGGAAGGCGATCTGGCCGCATTGCTGGATACCGATGCGCTCGTCATCAGCGTTCCGCCGCGGGCGGGGGCTCAGGGCGATGCGTTTCATCCCCGGCAAATCGAGTTGCTGACGGAAGCCATCCGGCAAACGGGCCGTTCGCCTTACGTGATTTATGTAAGTTCAACTTCGGTTTATCCCGAAAAGAACCAGACCGCGTTCGAAGAGGAGGTGGTCGGCTCGGAAGAGTCGGCGGCCCCGGCCCTGGTGGAAGCGGAGCGGCGGGTGCTGGCTTTGGGCAACGCCAGTGTTGTCCGCTGCGGTGGGCTGATGGGGTATGACCGGATTCCGGGTAAATACGTGGCGGGGAAACAAAACATCACGACGGCGGGCGTGCCGGTCAACTACATTCACCGCGACGATGCCGCGGGCCTGCTGCTGGCCCTGCTCGAATCGCCGCGCCCGGGCGAAACGTTTAACGCCGTTGCACCGGAGCACCCCACCCGGGAGGCCGTGTACCGAAAAAGCTGCGCGGATTTTGGGTTCGCCCTGCCGACGTTTGCCGAACCGCCGGAGCCCGTGCCGTTTAAGGTTGTTAATGGCGAAAAGGCGGTGAGGGCGTTGGGCTATACCTATATCTATCCCAATCCACTCCACTTTCTTTATTCTTTTTAA
- a CDS encoding TonB-dependent receptor codes for MLVEVWTAFPAEAQPECHCFVKGQVFDNESHQPVPGATIYIKELQKGVLTDQTGTYRLENLCQGTYTLLCRIVGYREVSQQFTLEHTSEQDIYLSEESIHLRDVNVTAQRAEVLNSQNVARLDGRALEQTRGQSLGEALRALPGVTVLQTGASIAKPVIHGMHSNRILILNNGVRQEGQQWGSEHAPEIDPFVARQLTVVRGAAGVRYGSDALGGVILVEPAALPTQPGLEGSLTLAGFSNGQQGAASGQLAGAFGPESRFGWRMQGTLKRGGNLRAPNYFLDNTGSSEQNFSGTFAYRTARFRSELFYSRFATRLGIFSGAHIGSLSDLKAIFENGQPFVQSGFSYAIGRPYQDVQHDLLKVKTVWKPRAGGEWQLVAARQTDDRSEYDLHGPRNDSLRALNRPELRFQLTTYTADLVYEHKPVDGRLSGSLGLSGLYQFNIMSGRPLIPNFRTFTGGLFWIEKYRRENWEVEAGLRYDWRHMQVFRYENRVLTRPTYVFSRVSGTLGFTRYLSDRWTSRVNLGTAWRAPNVSELFSDGVHHGAASYEVGNQTLLPEVAYNLTLGSEYSGKRVKAELGIFVNTIRNYIYLKPQAEPVLTIRGAFPAFQYTQTDALYAGLDADATITIWPKLDLTTRLSYLYVQDLRQQQPLVMIPPNRWDNGLQYDFGKVGRLRNVFVGIGHLWVARQNRVPANSDFVVPPPAYQLWSAKAGATIPISQRQQLEASLTVSNLFNTVYRDYLNRFRYFSDEIGRNVALRVKYSF; via the coding sequence TTGCTGGTAGAAGTGTGGACCGCGTTCCCCGCCGAAGCCCAGCCGGAATGCCATTGTTTTGTTAAGGGCCAAGTATTTGATAACGAGTCGCACCAACCTGTTCCGGGCGCTACTATTTATATAAAAGAGCTGCAAAAAGGCGTTCTGACGGACCAGACGGGCACCTATCGGCTGGAAAACCTCTGTCAGGGCACGTACACCCTCCTTTGCCGCATTGTGGGGTACCGGGAGGTTTCCCAGCAGTTTACCCTCGAACACACCTCCGAACAGGATATTTATCTTTCCGAAGAATCCATCCACCTGCGCGACGTGAACGTTACGGCCCAGCGGGCGGAAGTCCTCAACAGCCAGAACGTCGCCCGACTCGACGGCCGGGCCCTCGAACAGACGCGGGGCCAGTCGCTGGGCGAGGCGTTGCGGGCGTTGCCGGGCGTCACGGTCCTGCAAACCGGCGCCTCGATTGCTAAACCGGTCATCCACGGCATGCACAGCAACCGGATTCTGATTCTGAACAACGGCGTCCGGCAGGAAGGCCAGCAGTGGGGTTCCGAACATGCCCCCGAAATCGACCCGTTTGTGGCCCGGCAGCTTACCGTCGTGCGCGGGGCGGCGGGCGTACGGTACGGTTCGGATGCCCTCGGCGGCGTCATTCTGGTCGAACCGGCCGCCCTGCCTACCCAGCCGGGTCTGGAGGGCAGTCTTACCCTGGCCGGTTTCAGCAACGGGCAGCAGGGAGCAGCTTCCGGACAACTCGCCGGTGCCTTTGGCCCCGAAAGCCGCTTTGGCTGGCGGATGCAGGGAACGCTGAAGCGTGGCGGCAACCTGCGCGCACCCAATTATTTTCTGGACAATACCGGCTCGTCGGAGCAGAACTTCTCGGGCACCTTCGCCTACCGGACGGCCCGTTTTCGCTCCGAGCTTTTTTACAGCCGGTTTGCCACCCGGCTTGGCATTTTTTCCGGTGCCCATATCGGCAGCCTTTCCGACCTGAAAGCCATTTTTGAAAACGGCCAGCCCTTTGTGCAGTCGGGCTTTAGTTACGCCATCGGTCGGCCGTATCAGGATGTACAGCACGATTTGCTGAAAGTAAAAACCGTCTGGAAGCCCCGGGCGGGCGGGGAATGGCAGCTGGTGGCCGCCCGCCAGACCGACGACCGCTCCGAATACGACCTGCACGGCCCCCGAAACGACAGCCTCCGCGCCCTGAACCGACCGGAACTGCGGTTTCAGTTAACCACCTATACCGCCGATCTGGTCTACGAACACAAGCCGGTAGACGGCAGGCTCAGCGGCAGCCTTGGCCTCAGCGGCCTGTATCAGTTCAACATCATGAGCGGCCGCCCGCTGATTCCGAACTTCCGGACTTTTACCGGCGGCCTTTTCTGGATCGAAAAATACCGGCGGGAAAACTGGGAAGTAGAAGCCGGCCTCCGGTACGACTGGCGGCATATGCAGGTTTTTCGCTACGAAAACCGGGTGCTGACCCGTCCGACGTATGTTTTCTCACGGGTGTCGGGCACGCTGGGCTTCACCCGTTACCTGTCCGACCGCTGGACCAGCCGGGTCAACCTCGGCACGGCCTGGCGCGCGCCGAACGTGAGCGAGCTGTTCAGCGACGGTGTCCACCATGGCGCCGCTTCCTATGAGGTGGGCAACCAGACTCTGCTTCCCGAAGTAGCCTATAACCTCACGCTCGGCAGCGAGTACAGCGGCAAGCGGGTGAAAGCCGAACTCGGCATTTTTGTTAACACCATCCGCAACTACATCTATCTCAAGCCGCAGGCCGAGCCTGTCCTGACCATTCGTGGGGCATTTCCGGCATTTCAGTATACCCAGACCGACGCGCTATATGCCGGCCTCGACGCCGACGCGACTATTACAATTTGGCCAAAGCTGGACCTGACCACCAGGCTTTCCTATTTATATGTGCAGGATTTACGGCAACAGCAGCCGCTGGTTATGATTCCGCCCAATCGGTGGGACAACGGTCTGCAGTATGATTTCGGCAAAGTCGGGCGGCTGCGGAATGTCTTTGTGGGCATCGGCCACCTGTGGGTCGCGCGGCAGAATCGCGTTCCGGCCAACAGTGATTTTGTAGTTCCTCCCCCCGCCTACCAGCTCTGGAGTGCCAAAGCGGGCGCGACGATTCCGATCAGCCAGCGGCAGCAGCTGGAAGCCAGCCTGACGGTAAGCAACCTCTTCAACACCGTTTACCGCGACTACCTGAACCGGTTCCGGTACTTTTCCGATGAGATTGGCCGGAACGTGGCTCTGCGGGTAAAGTATTCTTTTTAA
- a CDS encoding RNA polymerase sigma factor has product MTALEFTYHIGKVSKSLKPFALRLTKDVEDANDLLQDTLLKAFTNRDKYTDGTNLKAWLYTIMKNTFITNYQRMVRKNTFIDTTDNLHYINSMDSSTDNTAYSTFAQEDIQRAVTGLDETYRTPFMMHFRGFKYHEIAARLDIPIGTVKNRIHIARKELKDKLKVYAYQA; this is encoded by the coding sequence ATGACAGCACTTGAATTCACATACCACATCGGAAAGGTATCGAAGTCGTTAAAGCCGTTTGCGCTGCGATTGACGAAGGATGTAGAGGACGCAAACGACCTGTTGCAAGACACGCTGTTGAAGGCTTTTACCAATCGCGATAAATACACCGACGGCACTAACCTGAAAGCCTGGTTGTATACCATTATGAAAAACACGTTCATCACGAACTACCAGCGTATGGTTCGGAAGAACACCTTCATTGATACAACCGATAACCTGCATTACATCAACTCGATGGACAGCAGCACGGATAATACCGCTTACTCGACGTTTGCTCAGGAAGACATCCAGCGCGCCGTGACGGGCCTGGACGAAACCTACCGCACGCCGTTTATGATGCACTTCCGCGGTTTCAAATACCACGAAATAGCCGCCCGGCTGGACATCCCCATCGGTACGGTGAAAAACCGGATTCACATCGCCCGCAAGGAACTTAAAGATAAGCTGAAAGTGTATGCTTATCAGGCATAA